One genomic window of Salvia miltiorrhiza cultivar Shanhuang (shh) chromosome 4, IMPLAD_Smil_shh, whole genome shotgun sequence includes the following:
- the LOC131022475 gene encoding putative receptor protein kinase ZmPK1, whose amino-acid sequence MIGPIILLALALHLPTAASKSRLILNRGDSITVGKDSQFLTSPDASFTCGFYGLGANAYWLAIWFTNSADKTVVWTPNRDRPVNSKGSKATIRRDGTMLLTDVDGTVVWQTNTTSTDVATARLLNTGNLVLQDQRANILWQSFDFPTNTLLPSQPFTKNTRLTSVSTAGSFATGIFNLYFGSDNVLRLISDTPDTSTAYWPNPDFDIYTNGRTNYNSTRIAVLDDLGRFLSSDLLQFNTSDLGPGVKRRLTMDYDGNLRVYSLNASTGSWSVTWQAIAQPCNVKGVCGRNAICVYAPLPTCTCPPGFEVEDAANWNAGCNPVFNQTLLLSTEVEFLQIPHTDFYGFDLNTTNPVTFDYCKKMCVEDFRCVAFSYRLLGQGFCFIKSAMLNGYAAPEFPASIYVKIPSGLEVAKPEIFHASSQSCGSAEREALFGSSSMYDFNSRRFKWVYIYSFAAALGAVEVMFILLGWWFLFRKHGVPASVEAGYNMISSQFRQYSYSELKKATKGFTKELGRGGSGAVYKGVLSDERVVAVKKLGDVFQAQEEYFAEIGIIGKINHMNLVRIWGFCSERRHRLLVYEYLDNLSLDRHVFGSSFLGWKQRYAVALGTAKGLAYLHHECLEWVIHCDVKPENILLDSDFQPKIADFGLAKLLQRGGGGSEFTRIRGTKGYMAPEWALSLPITSKVDVFGYGVVVLELVRGVRLSNWGEGDEGDGALASFVRRMRGEAEVVVESVVDARLEGEFGRRQAAALIRMGVACVEEDRNKRPTMATVVQTLMEFEYVDD is encoded by the coding sequence ATGATAGGCCCAATAATCCTATTGGCCCTCGCGCTCCATCTCCCAACAGCAGCCTCCAAATCCCGCCTCATTTTGAACCGCGGCGACTCCATCACCGTCGGCAAAGACTCACAGTTCCTCACCTCCCCCGACGCCTCCTTCACCTGCGGCTTCTACGGCCTCGGCGCCAACGCCTACTGGCTCGCCATATGGTTCACCAACTCCGCCGACAAAACCGTGGTTTGGACGCCCAACCGCGACCGCCCTGTCAACAGCAAGGGCTCCAAAGCCACCATCCGCCGCGACGGAACCATGCTGCTCACCGACGTCGACGGCACCGTCGTCTGGCAGACCAACACAACCTCCACCGACGTCGCCACCGCTCGTCTCCTCAACACCGGCAACCTCGTGCTGCAGGATCAACGCGCCAATATTCTCTGGCAGAGCTTCGATTTCCCCACCAACACTCTCCTGCCCTCCCAGCCATTCACCAAGAACACCAGACTCACATCCGTTTCCACCGCCGGCAGCTTCGCCACCGGCATTTTCAATCTCTACTTCGGCAGCGACAACGTCTTGAGATTAATCTCCGACACCCCGGACACCTCCACGGCCTACTGGCCGAATCCGGATTTCGACATCTACACAAACGGCAGAACCAATTACAACAGCACCAGGATCGCAGTCCTCGACGATCTCGGCCGGTTTCTCTCCAGCGATCTGCTGCAATTCAACACCTCCGATCTCGGCCCCGGCGTGAAGCGCCGCCTAACAATGGACTACGACGGCAACCTTCGCGTCTACAGTTTGAACGCCTCCACAGGATCATGGTCCGTGACGTGGCAGGCGATCGCGCAGCCCTGCAACGTCAAGGGGGTCTGCGGGAGGAACGCCATCTGCGTGTACGCGCCGCTGCCTACCTGCACGTGCCCGCCGGGGTTCGAGGTGGAGGATGCCGCCAACTGGAACGCCGGCTGCAATCCGGTGTTCAATCAGACGCTGCTGCTCTCGACGGAAGTGGAATTCCTGCAGATCCCCCACACCGATTTCTACGGATTTGATCTCAACACCACCAATCCTGTTACTTTTGATTATTGTAAGAAAATGTGTGTGGAGGATTTCCGGTGCGTCGCATTCAGCTACCGATTGTTGGGCCAAGGATTCTGCTTCATCAAAAGCGCAATGCTGAATGGGTACGCAGCTCCCGAGTTTCCGGCTAGCATATACGTTAAAATTCCCAGCGGTTTGGAGGTGGCGAAGCCTGAAATATTCCATGCCTCGAGCCAGAGCTGCGGCTCGGCTGAGAGGGAAGCGCTGTTCGGGTCTTCTTCTATGTATGATTTCAACAGCAGGAGGTTTAAATGGGTGTATATCTATTCATTCGCGGCGGCGCTGGGAGCTGTGGAGGTGATGTTCATACTCCTAGGGTGGTGGTTTCTCTTCCGAAAACACGGTGTCCCGGCCTCGGTGGAGGCCGGCTACAACATGATCTCGAGCCAGTTCCGGCAGTATAGCTACTCGGAGCTGAAGAAGGCGACCAAGGGGTTCACGAAGGAGCTCGGGAGAGGCGGGTCGGGCGCCGTCTACAAAGGCGTCCTCTCCGATGAGAGGGTGGtggcggtgaagaagctggGCGACGTGTTTCAAGCGCAGGAGGAGTACTTTGCGGAGATCGGGATCATAGGGAAGATCAATCATATGAATCTAGTGAGAATTTGGGGGTTCTGCTCGGAGAGGAGGCATCGCCTCCTCGTCTACGAGTACCTCGACAACCTGTCTTTGGACAGGCATGTTTTCGGGTCGAGCTTTCTGGGGTGGAAACAGAGGTACGCGGTGGCGTTAGGGACGGCCAAGGGGCTGGCGTATCTGCACCACGAGTGTTTGGAGTGGGTGATCCACTGCGACGTCAAGCCCGAGAATATACTTCTGGACAGCGATTTCCAGCCCAAGATCGCGGATTTCGGGCTGGCGAAGCTGCTGCAGAGGGGCGGCGGCGGGTCGGAGTTCACGAGGATACGCGGCACCAAGGGGTACATGGCGCCGGAGTGGGCGCTGAGCCTTCCTATCACGTCCAAGGTGGACGTGTTCGGGTACGGGGTGGTGGTGCTGGAGCTGGTGAGGGGGGTGAGGCTGAGTAATTGGGGTGAGGGAGATGAGGGTGACGGCGCGCTCGCGAGCTTCGTGAGGAGGATGAGGGGGGAggcggaggtggtggtggagagCGTGGTGGATGCGAGATTGGAGGGGGAGTTTGGGCGGAGGCAGGCGGCGGCGTTGATTCGGATGGGGGTTGCCTGCGTCGAGGAGGATAGGAATAAGCGGCCCACCATGGCCACGGTGGTGCAGACTTTGATGGAGTTTGAGTATGTTGATGATTGA
- the LOC131022491 gene encoding uncharacterized protein LOC131022491, protein MPSYIETAMQRWFKEYIPDEDDTLGELLAHYHRRWGRAIPYGIDGTEAITLLIPLLPPSWRDWATSLVPQYVDTTWLEGIKYGDLSGFIATLSHRYFAYGDPPSPQYGELEGPAQGRDLVVVPPPPEEPFPMAPLPPADPIPVSLESDVSEPMVFETYSPGIEHDPFAFLSLIPSPSADLPPWDLTPATTPLPLPPVESAQPIVSTESETQDVPYDPYPRVAPLPEPGTLAFQTYMHSILYSPSRDAQEGGSRPARSDSDEEDLDEETPEMTVGHGRTQPLQRHITADGIETWVPIPEVPVYGPMMDTDVEDEPSDDSVYRLIDEYESQESEPSKETEPSEDMEVDDVTSRILGDDD, encoded by the coding sequence atgccgagttatattgagacagcgatgcagcgatggttcaaggagtatatcccggacgaggatgacaccttgggtGAACTTCTGGCACACTATCACCGAAGATGGGGGAGGGCTATTCCCTATGGGATCGATGGCACAGAGGCCATTACGCTTTTGATTCCACTACTGCCACCTTCGTGGCGAGACTGGGCGACATCTTTAGTGCCCCAGTACGTAGATACTACCTGGTTGGAGGGCATCAAGTACGGAGACCTTAGTGGCTTCATCGCGACGCTGAGCCACCGTTACTTTGCTTATGGCGATCCGCCTTCACCGCAGTATGGAGAGcttgagggaccagcccagggaagggACCTAGTTGTTGTGCCTCCACCTCCCGAGGAGCCGTTTCCGATGGCacctctacccccagctgatccgattccaGTTTCTCTTGAGTCTGATGTTTCTGAGCCGATGGTCTTCGAGACGTACTCACCTGGGATAGAGCATGATCCGTTTGCGTTTCTATCACTTATTCCTTCTCCCAGCGCTGATttaccgccttgggatttgacACCGGCGACGACACCTTTGCCATTGCCACCCGTTGAGTCGGCGCAGCCGATTGTTTCTACTGAGTCTGAGACGCAGGATGTTCCCTACGAtccatatccgagggttgccccgttgcctgagccaggcactttggcttttcagacgtaTATGCACTCGATCCTATATTCACCatcccgagacgcccaggagggaggatctcggccGGCACGCTCcgatagtgatgaggaggacctCGATGAGGaaactccagagatgacggtcggccACGGACGGACCCAGCCATTACAGCGTCATATTACTGCCGACGGAatcgagacatgggtacctattcccgaggtgccggtttatggtccgatgatggacaccgacgtcgaggatgagccgagcgacgatagcgtctaccgactgatcgacgagtacgagagtcaggagtcggagccgagcaaggagacggagccgagtgaggatatggaggttgacGATGTGACGAGCAGGATTTTAGGAGACGACGACTAG